The following proteins come from a genomic window of Timaviella obliquedivisa GSE-PSE-MK23-08B:
- a CDS encoding RNA polymerase sigma factor SigF — protein MIAAQSSLRSRSMELLMAYQHKPSVALRNKLVRLNAGLVRKIAHRVSHQCAEPYEDLEQIGYLGLIRAIERFNPAQGCAFSSFAVPYIRGEMLHFLRDRSSSVKVPRRWQDLQKEGQKVRVELTKDLGRQPLDSEIADELGISVYEWREIKMAVKNRLPLSLDATVSQQIDSSITLGETLPDTHYQVIQRLEEDRQQLQHALCQLEDKTRAAIEFVFFNDLSRKEAAERIGVSPMTVTRRIQRGLEQMVTYLQPQALQTDP, from the coding sequence ATGATAGCTGCTCAATCCTCTCTCCGCTCCCGTAGCATGGAACTGCTGATGGCATACCAGCACAAGCCCTCGGTAGCCCTTCGCAACAAGCTAGTCCGCCTCAATGCTGGATTAGTTCGCAAGATTGCTCATCGGGTCAGCCATCAGTGTGCTGAACCCTACGAAGACCTCGAACAAATTGGCTATTTAGGTTTAATCCGGGCGATCGAGCGCTTTAACCCGGCTCAGGGCTGCGCCTTTAGCTCGTTCGCAGTCCCCTATATTCGGGGTGAGATGCTGCATTTTCTGCGCGATCGCAGTAGTTCGGTTAAAGTCCCTCGTCGTTGGCAAGACTTGCAGAAAGAAGGGCAGAAAGTCCGGGTTGAACTAACTAAAGACCTGGGACGACAACCCCTCGATTCTGAGATCGCCGATGAACTAGGCATTTCTGTCTACGAATGGCGCGAAATCAAAATGGCGGTCAAAAACCGTCTGCCCCTCAGCCTGGATGCCACCGTTTCTCAGCAAATTGATTCCTCCATTACCCTCGGCGAAACCCTACCCGACACACACTACCAGGTCATCCAACGTTTAGAAGAAGACCGTCAACAACTCCAGCATGCCCTCTGCCAACTCGAAGATAAAACCAGAGCGGCGATCGAGTTTGTCTTCTTCAACGATCTTTCCCGCAAAGAAGCTGCCGAACGCATTGGGGTTAGCCCCATGACCGTCACCCGTCGCATTCAGCGAGGACTAGAGCAGATGGTGACGTATTTACAGCCCCAGGCTTTGCAGACTGACCCTTAA